One window from the genome of Candidatus Tanganyikabacteria bacterium encodes:
- a CDS encoding ATP-binding cassette domain-containing protein — MTEALLTADGLLIGFGKRPLLPPISFAVRPGELWLLVGRNGSGKSTLLRTLVGLVRPVGGSVSRPPGDRIAFLPQRQIRNPAIPLRSVDLVEEGLEAGWSFVRPFRRRESAAAALAALARVEASDLAFASFLDLSEGQRQRVLMARAFVARPSLVVADEPTAAMDLLAEREALGLLDRSRREAGTAVLLVSHHVPSALAVADRLVVVDALEQTVVVGPRAEVAAHPLVERLVAEARGAWPGGVHA; from the coding sequence ATGACCGAAGCCCTCCTGACCGCGGACGGTCTGCTGATCGGCTTCGGCAAGCGGCCGTTGCTGCCGCCGATCTCGTTCGCGGTGCGGCCGGGCGAGCTCTGGCTGCTGGTCGGGCGAAACGGATCGGGCAAGTCCACGTTGCTCCGGACGCTGGTGGGCCTCGTGCGGCCCGTCGGCGGCTCGGTTTCGCGGCCGCCGGGCGATCGCATCGCGTTCTTGCCGCAGCGCCAGATCCGCAACCCCGCCATCCCCCTGCGCAGCGTCGACCTGGTCGAGGAGGGCCTGGAGGCCGGGTGGTCATTCGTGCGGCCTTTCCGCCGGCGCGAGTCGGCAGCGGCCGCCCTGGCGGCCCTCGCCCGCGTCGAGGCGAGCGATCTGGCGTTCGCGTCGTTCCTGGATCTCTCGGAAGGGCAGCGGCAGCGAGTCCTGATGGCTCGCGCCTTCGTGGCGCGACCGAGCCTGGTGGTGGCGGACGAGCCGACCGCGGCGATGGACCTCCTGGCCGAACGGGAGGCACTCGGCCTGCTCGACCGCTCGCGCCGCGAGGCCGGCACGGCGGTGCTGCTGGTCAGCCACCACGTGCCGAGCGCGCTGGCCGTGGCCGACCGCCTGGTCGTCGTGGACGCCCTCGAACAGACGGTGGTCGTGGGGCCGCGGGCCGAGGTGGCGGCGCACCCGCTCGTCGAGCGCCTGGTGGCCGAAGCCCGGGGTGCCTGGCCCGGAGGCGTGCATGCCTGA
- a CDS encoding metal ABC transporter permease: MPEDASPLAMFVANWPLFRDPILVASIAGGVLGYLGVYILARRMVFVSAALTQSAGFGVAVAFLLLLFFPAAGLALDPRIWAIGMALATAWLLGRPAAQGASREGLLALAYLFAGACVLVMGTRFHQETHDIEAILFGTGVLVSPDDLALISVVGGLTLGLQVWWRRGFLFASLDPEGAAVRGLPVRWLDGLLMLQIAAMVSLGTRALGVLPVFAFSILPALAASLLVRGPRTALAVATLLGVACGAGGYLLAFLAEFPVGASQTLLAALPVFAALGLRPLRRA, from the coding sequence ATGCCTGAGGACGCGTCGCCGCTGGCGATGTTCGTCGCCAACTGGCCGCTGTTTCGAGATCCCATCCTCGTGGCGTCCATCGCGGGCGGCGTACTGGGCTATCTGGGCGTCTACATCCTCGCCCGGCGCATGGTGTTCGTCTCGGCCGCATTGACGCAGTCGGCGGGATTCGGCGTGGCGGTGGCGTTCTTGCTGCTCCTGTTCTTCCCCGCGGCGGGCCTGGCGCTCGACCCGCGGATCTGGGCCATCGGCATGGCGCTCGCGACGGCATGGCTGCTAGGCCGGCCCGCCGCGCAGGGAGCGTCGCGGGAGGGCCTCCTGGCCCTGGCCTATCTCTTTGCGGGCGCATGCGTCCTCGTGATGGGCACGCGCTTCCACCAGGAAACGCACGACATCGAGGCCATCCTGTTCGGCACGGGCGTGCTGGTTTCGCCCGACGACCTGGCATTGATCTCGGTGGTCGGCGGGCTGACGCTCGGGCTGCAGGTCTGGTGGCGTCGCGGCTTCCTGTTCGCGAGCCTGGATCCGGAGGGCGCGGCCGTGCGGGGCCTTCCCGTGCGCTGGCTGGACGGCCTGCTGATGCTGCAGATCGCGGCGATGGTATCGCTGGGGACACGCGCCCTGGGTGTGTTACCCGTATTCGCCTTCAGCATCCTGCCGGCGCTCGCCGCCTCCTTGCTGGTGCGAGGCCCGAGGACCGCCCTGGCGGTGGCGACCCTGCTGGGCGTCGCGTGCGGCGCCGGCGGGTACCTGCTGGCGTTCCTCGCCGAGTTCCCGGTGGGCGCCAGCCAGACCCTCCTGGCGGCCCTGCCGGTGTTCGCGGCACTCGGCCTGCGGCCGCTGCGGCGAGCCTGA